The Campylobacter sp. RM10537 genome has a segment encoding these proteins:
- a CDS encoding glycosyltransferase family 2 protein gives MNLSIVILTFNSQRYLQEVLKSVQFANEVIIVDSGSTDDSLKIANTFDNVKIFHQNWLGFAKQKQFGVDKTTNEWVFILDSDEIFTKKLEKEVLQTIKNPIFKAYKVARLNFFFGKAITRMGLYPDYNIRLFHKKYAKFNEREVHESIICKEKIGFLQHYFLHYAYESIEQFINKQNIYSSLNPKKNNFIKAIINPYWTFFKLYFIKLGFLEGKNGFIIAKLYAQYTFWKYIK, from the coding sequence ATGAATCTTTCAATTGTAATTTTAACATTCAATAGTCAAAGATACCTCCAAGAAGTACTAAAAAGTGTTCAATTTGCCAATGAAGTAATTATAGTAGATAGTGGGAGTACAGATGATAGTTTAAAAATTGCAAATACTTTTGACAATGTAAAAATTTTTCATCAAAATTGGCTTGGTTTTGCAAAACAAAAACAATTTGGTGTTGATAAAACAACTAACGAATGGGTGTTCATACTCGATAGCGATGAAATTTTTACAAAAAAATTAGAAAAAGAAGTTTTACAAACTATAAAAAATCCTATATTTAAAGCATACAAAGTAGCAAGATTAAATTTTTTCTTTGGAAAGGCCATAACAAGAATGGGCTTATATCCGGATTATAATATAAGATTATTTCATAAAAAATATGCAAAATTTAATGAAAGAGAAGTCCATGAAAGTATAATTTGCAAAGAAAAAATAGGATTTTTACAACACTATTTTTTACATTATGCATATGAAAGTATAGAGCAATTTATAAATAAACAAAATATTTATTCGAGTTTAAATCCCAAGAAAAATAATTTTATAAAAGCTATAATAAATCCTTACTGGACTTTTTTTAAACTTTATTTTATAAAGTTAGGTTTTTTAGAGGGAAAAAATGGATTTATAATTGCAAAATTATATGCTCAATATACTTTTTGGAAGTATATCAAATAG
- a CDS encoding glycosyltransferase family 25 protein, producing MKFLIINLKKATQRKKYISQLCQKYKLDYEIIEAVDGKTIDKNEYLNIVDYDKMLNFHKRKLGLGELGCSLSHKKCYEKMLREDVNHAIILEDDAYFDERLLNFLKYINEFPKDLELLLLGHQRQVYNDDGFRIESPYSRRFVKKIANYKIRRLISRGNGTYGYFITKNGALKLLSHLKKMYLPIDALTCNEKVLNTYALFPVLICAHENFMLESSTQDDKKFLKKRSKISKYIKKFHIFIKYFFPSLRKIKPYKNT from the coding sequence ATGAAATTTTTAATTATAAATCTTAAAAAAGCAACCCAAAGAAAAAAATATATAAGTCAATTATGTCAAAAATATAAACTTGATTATGAAATTATTGAAGCAGTTGATGGAAAAACTATAGACAAAAATGAGTATTTAAATATAGTTGATTATGATAAAATGCTTAATTTTCATAAAAGAAAATTGGGTCTTGGGGAGCTTGGTTGCTCTTTATCTCATAAAAAATGTTATGAAAAAATGTTACGAGAGGATGTAAATCATGCTATTATTTTAGAAGATGATGCATATTTTGATGAAAGATTACTTAATTTTTTAAAATATATCAATGAATTCCCTAAAGATCTAGAGCTTTTATTACTAGGTCATCAAAGACAAGTTTATAATGATGATGGCTTTAGGATAGAAAGTCCATATTCAAGAAGATTTGTAAAAAAAATTGCAAATTATAAAATTCGCCGCTTGATTAGCAGAGGTAATGGTACTTATGGTTATTTTATAACTAAAAATGGAGCTTTGAAATTGCTCTCTCATTTAAAAAAAATGTATTTACCTATAGATGCTCTTACTTGCAATGAAAAGGTTCTAAATACTTATGCCTTATTTCCAGTATTGATTTGCGCACATGAAAATTTTATGCTTGAAAGTTCCACTCAAGATGATAAAAAATTTCTTAAAAAAAGAAGTAAAATAAGTAAGTATATTAAAAAATTTCATATTTTTATAAAATATTTTTTTCCTAGTTTAAGAAAGATTAAGCCTTATAAAAATACTTGA
- a CDS encoding DegT/DnrJ/EryC1/StrS family aminotransferase: MVNFLDLYKINHRFDKEIKQIFNDVLQSGWYILGKQCGNFEKKFAQYCGVKHCIGVANGLDALRLIIKAYEFCKDDEIIVPANTYIASILAITDNHCKPIFIEPDINTYNINPNLIEQKITSKTKAIMVVHLYGQVCNMDAIQNIAKKYNLKIIEDCAQAHGAIYKNKKVGNLGDAAGFSFYPGKNLGALGDGGCICTNDDILATKIRALSNYGSLKKYENAYQGLNSRLDEIQAGILNIKLQYLNEDNNKRKNIAKYYLENIKNENIILPHNQFDHVWHLFVIRTKFRNNLQKYLNEKNIQTIIHYPIPPHKQECYKEFNDLSLPTTEKIHNEVLSLPISPVMTQDEIEKIVTVLNDWKIDCNIIKQKMDGI, from the coding sequence ATGGTTAATTTTTTAGATCTTTATAAAATAAATCATCGTTTTGATAAAGAAATTAAACAAATTTTTAACGATGTTTTGCAAAGCGGCTGGTATATACTTGGAAAACAATGTGGAAATTTTGAAAAAAAATTTGCACAATATTGTGGTGTTAAACATTGTATTGGTGTAGCAAATGGTCTTGATGCATTAAGGCTTATTATAAAAGCTTATGAATTTTGTAAAGATGATGAAATAATAGTTCCTGCAAATACTTATATAGCTTCTATTTTAGCAATTACAGATAATCATTGTAAACCTATTTTTATAGAACCTGATATAAATACTTATAATATAAATCCGAATTTAATTGAGCAAAAAATCACGAGTAAAACAAAAGCTATAATGGTAGTCCATCTTTATGGACAAGTGTGTAATATGGATGCTATTCAAAATATAGCAAAAAAATATAATCTTAAAATAATAGAAGATTGTGCACAAGCTCATGGAGCAATTTATAAAAATAAAAAAGTTGGAAATTTAGGTGATGCTGCCGGTTTTTCTTTTTATCCTGGTAAAAATTTAGGTGCTTTAGGAGATGGTGGTTGTATTTGTACAAATGATGATATATTAGCTACAAAAATAAGAGCTTTATCTAATTATGGATCTTTAAAAAAATATGAAAATGCATATCAAGGATTGAATTCAAGACTAGATGAAATTCAAGCAGGAATTTTAAACATAAAATTGCAATATTTAAATGAAGATAATAATAAAAGAAAAAATATAGCCAAATATTATTTAGAAAATATAAAAAATGAAAATATCATATTACCTCATAATCAATTTGATCATGTATGGCATTTGTTTGTAATTAGAACAAAATTTAGAAATAATTTACAAAAATACCTAAATGAAAAAAATATACAAACCATTATTCATTATCCTATACCTCCACATAAGCAAGAGTGTTATAAAGAATTTAACGATTTATCATTGCCTACAACAGAGAAAATACATAATGAAGTTTTATCATTACCTATATCACCCGTTATGACACAAGATGAAATTGAAAAAATAGTTACTGTTTTAAATGATTGGAAAATTGATTGTAATATAATAAAACAAAAAATGGATGGAATATAA
- a CDS encoding glycosyltransferase family 2 protein, which produces MIMISILTPCFNHEKYIKYYLQSVLEQSFQDFELIIVDDYSTDNSIQEIQKFNDSRIKLIKHEFNKGINATLNTAFENSNGEYIVLCASDDILEKNALEVIYQTFKDSDVDVIYPNISIIDENNVFQKKNRYSSKENIDILNHIFFKGNCLASVGMSIRTTFFKKIYPLDNSMCNHQDTKMHVELILNNSKILFLKEHLIQYRISSESASISARIDSTIIRENLEINFLMDSFLKIKDEKLLENIFKNEIEKTKIKPYGNTLEFFLGRMALESEDKFRKIWGYHKIMKFYNEINNVKILNEKYNFTFKDYLALVKLFKSEKFFKKYKKYKRVSFILIYIIVFELIVIGILSWLIF; this is translated from the coding sequence ATTATCATGATTTCAATTCTAACTCCATGTTTTAATCATGAAAAATATATTAAATATTATTTACAAAGTGTTTTAGAGCAAAGTTTTCAAGATTTTGAACTCATTATTGTGGATGATTATTCAACTGATAATAGTATTCAAGAAATTCAAAAATTTAATGATTCTAGAATAAAACTCATAAAACATGAATTTAATAAAGGTATAAATGCAACATTAAATACAGCCTTTGAAAATTCAAATGGAGAATACATAGTACTTTGTGCAAGTGATGATATATTGGAAAAAAATGCCTTAGAAGTTATATATCAAACATTTAAAGATAGTGATGTGGATGTGATATATCCAAATATCAGTATAATAGATGAAAATAATGTTTTTCAGAAAAAAAATCGATATTCTAGTAAAGAAAATATTGATATTTTAAACCATATCTTTTTTAAGGGCAATTGTTTAGCTTCTGTGGGTATGTCTATTAGAACAACTTTTTTTAAAAAAATATATCCTTTAGATAATTCTATGTGCAATCACCAAGATACTAAAATGCATGTAGAATTAATTTTAAATAATTCTAAAATTTTATTTTTAAAAGAGCATTTGATACAATATAGAATATCAAGTGAAAGTGCAAGTATAAGTGCTAGGATAGACTCTACAATTATAAGAGAAAATTTGGAAATCAATTTTTTAATGGATTCTTTTTTAAAAATCAAAGATGAAAAATTATTAGAAAATATATTTAAGAATGAAATAGAAAAAACCAAGATTAAGCCTTATGGCAATACTTTAGAATTTTTTTTAGGTCGAATGGCTCTGGAGTCTGAAGATAAATTTAGAAAAATTTGGGGTTATCATAAGATAATGAAATTCTATAATGAAATAAATAATGTAAAAATATTAAATGAAAAGTATAATTTTACTTTCAAAGATTATTTAGCTTTGGTAAAATTATTTAAAAGTGAAAAATTTTTTAAAAAATATAAAAAATACAAACGAGTATCATTTATTTTAATATATATTATTGTATTTGAATTAATTGTTATAGGTATATTATCATGGTTAATTTTTTAG